The Linepithema humile isolate Giens D197 chromosome 7, Lhum_UNIL_v1.0, whole genome shotgun sequence genome has a window encoding:
- the Pten gene encoding phosphatidylinositol 3,4,5-trisphosphate 3-phosphatase and dual-specificity protein phosphatase PTEN isoform X1 gives MFWELMGICFSCRRPTSGRLNSKISEHISASVTPLHVCLEEQRRPELGSCDASQAHKPQVKTTFENQKAGEEISVEVAESSSIEIETGELRQNQATMANTISNMKMTNPIKELVSKRRKRFTEDGFNLDLTYITGNLIAMGFPAEKLESMYRNHIDDVVKLLESKHKDHYKIYNLCSERSYDCNKFKKRVATYAFDDHNPPKLEQIKPFCEDVHSWLSEHKDNVAVVHCKAGKGRTGVMVCCYLLHSEQFSTATEALNFYGTKRTHDKKGVTIPSQRRYVDYYATLVQESLSYQPVTLILRTIQLDPVPIFNGGQGCLYFAISESKKKILFEDVCEVRKGTSSISISLRHTVALTGDIRVDFYSRPKMKRQEKMFHFWFNTFFVREKTNSEYDNGELPVERSGRALSCDGTAMELSTVMSHVKPRTGSLASLGPMPPTLVLRIDKSGLDNAHKDKHHKLYSPDFKVSLFMHCVDGSISSAVASTAGRSGDSVHEAIGTSGQETPSESSEAESSECDTTGDEDGWESGESSASLVVNHHHEHQQHHLLTHSSSRTHVSNVRPRASLKETAKGLLRGDKNRSSNRQSATGAIAKRSSAPLARSATLDT, from the exons ATGTTCTGGGAATTGATGGGTATATGCTTTTCCTGCAGGAGACCCACCAGTGGCAGGTTGAACAGTAAAATCTCTGAACATATCTCGGCATCAGTAACTCCTCTCCATGTTTGTCTGGAGGAACAAAGAAGACCAGAACTGGGCTCATGTGACGCTTCGCAAGCTCACAAGCCTCAG GTTAAAACGACCTTTGAGAATCAAAAAGCAGGAGAAGAGATCTCCGTGGAAGTGGCGGAGAGTAGTTCGATCGAGATCGAGACAGGAGAGTTAAGACAGAATCAGGCAACCATGGCCAATACGATCAGTAACATGAAGATGACCAACCCCATAAAAGAACTTGTCAGCAAACGTCGTAAACGTTTTACAGAAGATGGTTTTAATCTTGATCTCACAT ATATAACGGGTAATTTAATAGCGATGGGTTTTCCTGCTGAGAAACTGGAGAGTATGTACAGAAATCATATTGATGACGTTGTTAAACTGCTAGAGTCCAAACACAAAGACCATTACAAGATTTATAATCT gTGTTCCGAGAGATCGTACGATTGCAACAAGTTTAAGAAGAGAGTGGCCACTTATGCGTTTGATGATCACAACCCACCAAAGCTGGAGCAGATCAAGCCATTCTGCGAGGATGTACACTCATGGCTGTCCGAACACAAAGACAATGTGGCTGTAGTCCATTGTAAGGCGGGGAAAGGTCGAACGGGTGTAATGGTGTGCTGCTATCTACTTCACAGTGAACAGTTTTCCACTGCCACAGAAGCCCTTAATTTTTACGGAACCAAACGGACTCAcgataa GAAAGGCGTTACGATACCCTCGCAAAGAAGATATGTGGATTATTATGCTACCCTTGTCCAAGAGAGTCTCAGTTATCAGCCAGTGACGTTAATTCTACGTACGATACAACTGGATCCGGTCCCTATTTTCAATGGCGGTCAAGGCT GTCTCTATTTTGCAATCTCGgaatcaaagaaaaagattctATTCGAGGATGTTTGCGAGGTTCGAAAGGGTACATCGTCTATAAGCATCTCATTACGACACACAGTCGCCCTAACGGGAGATATACGGGTAGATTTTTACAGCAGGCCAAAGATGAAACGACAA GAAAAGATGTTTCATTTTTggtttaatacatttttcgtCCGCGAAAAAACGAATTCCGAGTACGACAATGGCGAATTACCTGTTGAAAGATCGGGAAGAGCATTGAGTTGCGATGGCACGGCCATGGAATTGTCGACGGTTATGTCACACGTAAAACCTAGAACGGGATCATTGGCGAGTCTTGGTCCCATGCCGCCCACTCTTGTTTTACGGATAGACAAGTCAGGATTGGACAATGCACACAAGGATAAACATCACAAGTTGTACAGTCCAGATTTTAAA GTGAGTCTATTTATGCATTGCGTGGACGGGAGCATATCGTCGGCCGTGGCATCGACGGCGGGCAGAAGTGGGGACAGCGTACACGAGGCGATAGGCACGAGCGGGCAGGAGACGCCGAGCGAGTCGAGCGAGGCGGAGAGCAGCGAGTGCGACACCACCGGCGACGAGGACGGTTGGGAATCCGGTGAGTCCTCTGCATCCCTGGTGGTAAACCACCACCACGAACACCAACAACACCACCTCCTTACACACAGCAGTAGCCGTACACACGTTAGCAATGTCCGTCCGCGGGCCAGTCTCAAGGAGACCGCCAAGGGTTTATTGCGCGGCGACAAGAACAGAAGCAGTAACAGGCAGAGCGCTACCGGCGCGATAGCGAAGCGTTCCTCCGCTCCGCTCGCGCGCTCAGCCACTCTCGACACATAG
- the Pten gene encoding phosphatidylinositol 3,4,5-trisphosphate 3-phosphatase and dual-specificity protein phosphatase PTEN isoform X4 — protein MFWELMGICFSCRRPTSGRLNSKISEHISASVTPLHVCLEEQRRPELGSCDASQAHKPQVKTTFENQKAGEEISVEVAESSSIEIETGELRQNQATMANTISNMKMTNPIKELVSKRRKRFTEDGFNLDLTYITGNLIAMGFPAEKLESMYRNHIDDVVKLLESKHKDHYKIYNLCSERSYDCNKFKKRVATYAFDDHNPPKLEQIKPFCEDVHSWLSEHKDNVAVVHCKAGKGRTGVMVCCYLLHSEQFSTATEALNFYGTKRTHDKKGVTIPSQRRYVDYYATLVQESLSYQPVTLILRTIQLDPVPIFNGGQGCLYFAISESKKKILFEDVCEVRKGTSSISISLRHTVALTGDIRVDFYSRPKMKRQEKMFHFWFNTFFVREKTNSEYDNGELPVERSGRALSCDGTAMELSTVMSHVKPRTGSLASLGPMPPTLVLRIDKSGLDNAHKDKHHKLYSPDFKVSLFMHCVDGSISSAVASTAGRSGDSVHEAIGTSGQETPSESSEAESSECDTTGDEDGWESVIRSVTLTTGNRHICDY, from the exons ATGTTCTGGGAATTGATGGGTATATGCTTTTCCTGCAGGAGACCCACCAGTGGCAGGTTGAACAGTAAAATCTCTGAACATATCTCGGCATCAGTAACTCCTCTCCATGTTTGTCTGGAGGAACAAAGAAGACCAGAACTGGGCTCATGTGACGCTTCGCAAGCTCACAAGCCTCAG GTTAAAACGACCTTTGAGAATCAAAAAGCAGGAGAAGAGATCTCCGTGGAAGTGGCGGAGAGTAGTTCGATCGAGATCGAGACAGGAGAGTTAAGACAGAATCAGGCAACCATGGCCAATACGATCAGTAACATGAAGATGACCAACCCCATAAAAGAACTTGTCAGCAAACGTCGTAAACGTTTTACAGAAGATGGTTTTAATCTTGATCTCACAT ATATAACGGGTAATTTAATAGCGATGGGTTTTCCTGCTGAGAAACTGGAGAGTATGTACAGAAATCATATTGATGACGTTGTTAAACTGCTAGAGTCCAAACACAAAGACCATTACAAGATTTATAATCT gTGTTCCGAGAGATCGTACGATTGCAACAAGTTTAAGAAGAGAGTGGCCACTTATGCGTTTGATGATCACAACCCACCAAAGCTGGAGCAGATCAAGCCATTCTGCGAGGATGTACACTCATGGCTGTCCGAACACAAAGACAATGTGGCTGTAGTCCATTGTAAGGCGGGGAAAGGTCGAACGGGTGTAATGGTGTGCTGCTATCTACTTCACAGTGAACAGTTTTCCACTGCCACAGAAGCCCTTAATTTTTACGGAACCAAACGGACTCAcgataa GAAAGGCGTTACGATACCCTCGCAAAGAAGATATGTGGATTATTATGCTACCCTTGTCCAAGAGAGTCTCAGTTATCAGCCAGTGACGTTAATTCTACGTACGATACAACTGGATCCGGTCCCTATTTTCAATGGCGGTCAAGGCT GTCTCTATTTTGCAATCTCGgaatcaaagaaaaagattctATTCGAGGATGTTTGCGAGGTTCGAAAGGGTACATCGTCTATAAGCATCTCATTACGACACACAGTCGCCCTAACGGGAGATATACGGGTAGATTTTTACAGCAGGCCAAAGATGAAACGACAA GAAAAGATGTTTCATTTTTggtttaatacatttttcgtCCGCGAAAAAACGAATTCCGAGTACGACAATGGCGAATTACCTGTTGAAAGATCGGGAAGAGCATTGAGTTGCGATGGCACGGCCATGGAATTGTCGACGGTTATGTCACACGTAAAACCTAGAACGGGATCATTGGCGAGTCTTGGTCCCATGCCGCCCACTCTTGTTTTACGGATAGACAAGTCAGGATTGGACAATGCACACAAGGATAAACATCACAAGTTGTACAGTCCAGATTTTAAA GTGAGTCTATTTATGCATTGCGTGGACGGGAGCATATCGTCGGCCGTGGCATCGACGGCGGGCAGAAGTGGGGACAGCGTACACGAGGCGATAGGCACGAGCGGGCAGGAGACGCCGAGCGAGTCGAGCGAGGCGGAGAGCAGCGAGTGCGACACCACCGGCGACGAGGACGGTTGGGAATCCG
- the Pten gene encoding phosphatidylinositol 3,4,5-trisphosphate 3-phosphatase and dual-specificity protein phosphatase PTEN isoform X5 has protein sequence MFWELMGICFSCRRPTSGRLNSKISEHISASVTPLHVCLEEQRRPELGSCDASQAHKPQVKTTFENQKAGEEISVEVAESSSIEIETGELRQNQATMANTISNMKMTNPIKELVSKRRKRFTEDGFNLDLTYITGNLIAMGFPAEKLESMYRNHIDDVVKLLESKHKDHYKIYNLCSERSYDCNKFKKRVATYAFDDHNPPKLEQIKPFCEDVHSWLSEHKDNVAVVHCKAGKGRTGVMVCCYLLHSEQFSTATEALNFYGTKRTHDKKGVTIPSQRRYVDYYATLVQESLSYQPVTLILRTIQLDPVPIFNGGQGCLYFAISESKKKILFEDVCEVRKGTSSISISLRHTVALTGDIRVDFYSRPKMKRQEKMFHFWFNTFFVREKTNSEYDNGELPVERSGRALSCDGTAMELSTVMSHVKPRTGSLASLGPMPPTLVLRIDKSGLDNAHKDKHHKLYSPDFKVSLFMHCVDGSISSAVASTAGRSGDSVHEAIGTSGQETPSESSEAESSECDTTGDEDGWESGESTYL, from the exons ATGTTCTGGGAATTGATGGGTATATGCTTTTCCTGCAGGAGACCCACCAGTGGCAGGTTGAACAGTAAAATCTCTGAACATATCTCGGCATCAGTAACTCCTCTCCATGTTTGTCTGGAGGAACAAAGAAGACCAGAACTGGGCTCATGTGACGCTTCGCAAGCTCACAAGCCTCAG GTTAAAACGACCTTTGAGAATCAAAAAGCAGGAGAAGAGATCTCCGTGGAAGTGGCGGAGAGTAGTTCGATCGAGATCGAGACAGGAGAGTTAAGACAGAATCAGGCAACCATGGCCAATACGATCAGTAACATGAAGATGACCAACCCCATAAAAGAACTTGTCAGCAAACGTCGTAAACGTTTTACAGAAGATGGTTTTAATCTTGATCTCACAT ATATAACGGGTAATTTAATAGCGATGGGTTTTCCTGCTGAGAAACTGGAGAGTATGTACAGAAATCATATTGATGACGTTGTTAAACTGCTAGAGTCCAAACACAAAGACCATTACAAGATTTATAATCT gTGTTCCGAGAGATCGTACGATTGCAACAAGTTTAAGAAGAGAGTGGCCACTTATGCGTTTGATGATCACAACCCACCAAAGCTGGAGCAGATCAAGCCATTCTGCGAGGATGTACACTCATGGCTGTCCGAACACAAAGACAATGTGGCTGTAGTCCATTGTAAGGCGGGGAAAGGTCGAACGGGTGTAATGGTGTGCTGCTATCTACTTCACAGTGAACAGTTTTCCACTGCCACAGAAGCCCTTAATTTTTACGGAACCAAACGGACTCAcgataa GAAAGGCGTTACGATACCCTCGCAAAGAAGATATGTGGATTATTATGCTACCCTTGTCCAAGAGAGTCTCAGTTATCAGCCAGTGACGTTAATTCTACGTACGATACAACTGGATCCGGTCCCTATTTTCAATGGCGGTCAAGGCT GTCTCTATTTTGCAATCTCGgaatcaaagaaaaagattctATTCGAGGATGTTTGCGAGGTTCGAAAGGGTACATCGTCTATAAGCATCTCATTACGACACACAGTCGCCCTAACGGGAGATATACGGGTAGATTTTTACAGCAGGCCAAAGATGAAACGACAA GAAAAGATGTTTCATTTTTggtttaatacatttttcgtCCGCGAAAAAACGAATTCCGAGTACGACAATGGCGAATTACCTGTTGAAAGATCGGGAAGAGCATTGAGTTGCGATGGCACGGCCATGGAATTGTCGACGGTTATGTCACACGTAAAACCTAGAACGGGATCATTGGCGAGTCTTGGTCCCATGCCGCCCACTCTTGTTTTACGGATAGACAAGTCAGGATTGGACAATGCACACAAGGATAAACATCACAAGTTGTACAGTCCAGATTTTAAA GTGAGTCTATTTATGCATTGCGTGGACGGGAGCATATCGTCGGCCGTGGCATCGACGGCGGGCAGAAGTGGGGACAGCGTACACGAGGCGATAGGCACGAGCGGGCAGGAGACGCCGAGCGAGTCGAGCGAGGCGGAGAGCAGCGAGTGCGACACCACCGGCGACGAGGACGGTTGGGAATCCG
- the Pten gene encoding phosphatidylinositol 3,4,5-trisphosphate 3-phosphatase and dual-specificity protein phosphatase PTEN isoform X3: protein MFWELMGICFSCRRPTSGRLNSKISEHISASVTPLHVCLEEQRRPELGSCDASQAHKPQVKTTFENQKAGEEISVEVAESSSIEIETGELRQNQATMANTISNMKMTNPIKELVSKRRKRFTEDGFNLDLTYITGNLIAMGFPAEKLESMYRNHIDDVVKLLESKHKDHYKIYNLCSERSYDCNKFKKRVATYAFDDHNPPKLEQIKPFCEDVHSWLSEHKDNVAVVHCKAGKGRTGVMVCCYLLHSEQFSTATEALNFYGTKRTHDKKGVTIPSQRRYVDYYATLVQESLSYQPVTLILRTIQLDPVPIFNGGQGCLYFAISESKKKILFEDVCEVRKGTSSISISLRHTVALTGDIRVDFYSRPKMKRQEKMFHFWFNTFFVREKTNSEYDNGELPVERSGRALSCDGTAMELSTVMSHVKPRTGSLASLGPMPPTLVLRIDKSGLDNAHKDKHHKLYSPDFKVSLFMHCVDGSISSAVASTAGRSGDSVHEAIGTSGQETPSESSEAESSECDTTGDEDGWESVDLDQRVGRYRLLSDGGMIDLL, encoded by the exons ATGTTCTGGGAATTGATGGGTATATGCTTTTCCTGCAGGAGACCCACCAGTGGCAGGTTGAACAGTAAAATCTCTGAACATATCTCGGCATCAGTAACTCCTCTCCATGTTTGTCTGGAGGAACAAAGAAGACCAGAACTGGGCTCATGTGACGCTTCGCAAGCTCACAAGCCTCAG GTTAAAACGACCTTTGAGAATCAAAAAGCAGGAGAAGAGATCTCCGTGGAAGTGGCGGAGAGTAGTTCGATCGAGATCGAGACAGGAGAGTTAAGACAGAATCAGGCAACCATGGCCAATACGATCAGTAACATGAAGATGACCAACCCCATAAAAGAACTTGTCAGCAAACGTCGTAAACGTTTTACAGAAGATGGTTTTAATCTTGATCTCACAT ATATAACGGGTAATTTAATAGCGATGGGTTTTCCTGCTGAGAAACTGGAGAGTATGTACAGAAATCATATTGATGACGTTGTTAAACTGCTAGAGTCCAAACACAAAGACCATTACAAGATTTATAATCT gTGTTCCGAGAGATCGTACGATTGCAACAAGTTTAAGAAGAGAGTGGCCACTTATGCGTTTGATGATCACAACCCACCAAAGCTGGAGCAGATCAAGCCATTCTGCGAGGATGTACACTCATGGCTGTCCGAACACAAAGACAATGTGGCTGTAGTCCATTGTAAGGCGGGGAAAGGTCGAACGGGTGTAATGGTGTGCTGCTATCTACTTCACAGTGAACAGTTTTCCACTGCCACAGAAGCCCTTAATTTTTACGGAACCAAACGGACTCAcgataa GAAAGGCGTTACGATACCCTCGCAAAGAAGATATGTGGATTATTATGCTACCCTTGTCCAAGAGAGTCTCAGTTATCAGCCAGTGACGTTAATTCTACGTACGATACAACTGGATCCGGTCCCTATTTTCAATGGCGGTCAAGGCT GTCTCTATTTTGCAATCTCGgaatcaaagaaaaagattctATTCGAGGATGTTTGCGAGGTTCGAAAGGGTACATCGTCTATAAGCATCTCATTACGACACACAGTCGCCCTAACGGGAGATATACGGGTAGATTTTTACAGCAGGCCAAAGATGAAACGACAA GAAAAGATGTTTCATTTTTggtttaatacatttttcgtCCGCGAAAAAACGAATTCCGAGTACGACAATGGCGAATTACCTGTTGAAAGATCGGGAAGAGCATTGAGTTGCGATGGCACGGCCATGGAATTGTCGACGGTTATGTCACACGTAAAACCTAGAACGGGATCATTGGCGAGTCTTGGTCCCATGCCGCCCACTCTTGTTTTACGGATAGACAAGTCAGGATTGGACAATGCACACAAGGATAAACATCACAAGTTGTACAGTCCAGATTTTAAA GTGAGTCTATTTATGCATTGCGTGGACGGGAGCATATCGTCGGCCGTGGCATCGACGGCGGGCAGAAGTGGGGACAGCGTACACGAGGCGATAGGCACGAGCGGGCAGGAGACGCCGAGCGAGTCGAGCGAGGCGGAGAGCAGCGAGTGCGACACCACCGGCGACGAGGACGGTTGGGAATCCG
- the Pten gene encoding phosphatidylinositol 3,4,5-trisphosphate 3-phosphatase and dual-specificity protein phosphatase PTEN isoform X2: MFWELMGICFSCRRPTSGRLNSKISEHISASVTPLHVCLEEQRRPELGSCDASQAHKPQVKTTFENQKAGEEISVEVAESSSIEIETGELRQNQATMANTISNMKMTNPIKELVSKRRKRFTEDGFNLDLTYITGNLIAMGFPAEKLESMYRNHIDDVVKLLESKHKDHYKIYNLCSERSYDCNKFKKRVATYAFDDHNPPKLEQIKPFCEDVHSWLSEHKDNVAVVHCKAGKGRTGVMVCCYLLHSEQFSTATEALNFYGTKRTHDKKGVTIPSQRRYVDYYATLVQESLSYQPVTLILRTIQLDPVPIFNGGQGCLYFAISESKKKILFEDVCEVRKGTSSISISLRHTVALTGDIRVDFYSRPKMKRQEKMFHFWFNTFFVREKTNSEYDNGELPVERSGRALSCDGTAMELSTVMSHVKPRTGSLASLGPMPPTLVLRIDKSGLDNAHKDKHHKLYSPDFKVSLFMHCVDGSISSAVASTAGRSGDSVHEAIGTSGQETPSESSEAESSECDTTGDEDGWESVSRDRRVSLSEMDRFRIRTERKSRVLKYSESKVYAVDSEQRQK, encoded by the exons ATGTTCTGGGAATTGATGGGTATATGCTTTTCCTGCAGGAGACCCACCAGTGGCAGGTTGAACAGTAAAATCTCTGAACATATCTCGGCATCAGTAACTCCTCTCCATGTTTGTCTGGAGGAACAAAGAAGACCAGAACTGGGCTCATGTGACGCTTCGCAAGCTCACAAGCCTCAG GTTAAAACGACCTTTGAGAATCAAAAAGCAGGAGAAGAGATCTCCGTGGAAGTGGCGGAGAGTAGTTCGATCGAGATCGAGACAGGAGAGTTAAGACAGAATCAGGCAACCATGGCCAATACGATCAGTAACATGAAGATGACCAACCCCATAAAAGAACTTGTCAGCAAACGTCGTAAACGTTTTACAGAAGATGGTTTTAATCTTGATCTCACAT ATATAACGGGTAATTTAATAGCGATGGGTTTTCCTGCTGAGAAACTGGAGAGTATGTACAGAAATCATATTGATGACGTTGTTAAACTGCTAGAGTCCAAACACAAAGACCATTACAAGATTTATAATCT gTGTTCCGAGAGATCGTACGATTGCAACAAGTTTAAGAAGAGAGTGGCCACTTATGCGTTTGATGATCACAACCCACCAAAGCTGGAGCAGATCAAGCCATTCTGCGAGGATGTACACTCATGGCTGTCCGAACACAAAGACAATGTGGCTGTAGTCCATTGTAAGGCGGGGAAAGGTCGAACGGGTGTAATGGTGTGCTGCTATCTACTTCACAGTGAACAGTTTTCCACTGCCACAGAAGCCCTTAATTTTTACGGAACCAAACGGACTCAcgataa GAAAGGCGTTACGATACCCTCGCAAAGAAGATATGTGGATTATTATGCTACCCTTGTCCAAGAGAGTCTCAGTTATCAGCCAGTGACGTTAATTCTACGTACGATACAACTGGATCCGGTCCCTATTTTCAATGGCGGTCAAGGCT GTCTCTATTTTGCAATCTCGgaatcaaagaaaaagattctATTCGAGGATGTTTGCGAGGTTCGAAAGGGTACATCGTCTATAAGCATCTCATTACGACACACAGTCGCCCTAACGGGAGATATACGGGTAGATTTTTACAGCAGGCCAAAGATGAAACGACAA GAAAAGATGTTTCATTTTTggtttaatacatttttcgtCCGCGAAAAAACGAATTCCGAGTACGACAATGGCGAATTACCTGTTGAAAGATCGGGAAGAGCATTGAGTTGCGATGGCACGGCCATGGAATTGTCGACGGTTATGTCACACGTAAAACCTAGAACGGGATCATTGGCGAGTCTTGGTCCCATGCCGCCCACTCTTGTTTTACGGATAGACAAGTCAGGATTGGACAATGCACACAAGGATAAACATCACAAGTTGTACAGTCCAGATTTTAAA GTGAGTCTATTTATGCATTGCGTGGACGGGAGCATATCGTCGGCCGTGGCATCGACGGCGGGCAGAAGTGGGGACAGCGTACACGAGGCGATAGGCACGAGCGGGCAGGAGACGCCGAGCGAGTCGAGCGAGGCGGAGAGCAGCGAGTGCGACACCACCGGCGACGAGGACGGTTGGGAATCCG